The proteins below come from a single Panulirus ornatus isolate Po-2019 chromosome 15, ASM3632096v1, whole genome shotgun sequence genomic window:
- the LOC139753790 gene encoding glycoprotein-N-acetylgalactosamine 3-beta-galactosyltransferase 1-like isoform X2 — MDARIMRILAGLIFALGFSLLVWRVCCTIGCGRLLADHTRPTLPAGRFRRTPGGAISPDASTSSSSSHLRVLCMVVTSPQHHEGRARHVRATWANEEDPNACPATLYLTSATHPELPRVIISNYSSYDELWGKVLEGFRALDSSRADWFLKTDDDTFVIYRHLVNLLAGLNASQPLYLGLPYQFDLLDGRLVDYMSGGAGYLLSKTALRRLQKTTLQECHYPGPTIFEDVNMGACMNALDVEIVDTRDQLGRPRFLPYPPWLLIDPASKHDPKYSWLKLRSKYPFEFGVQHLSDRVISFHEVRNPVQFYLLQYLSQEVNLLLPGMAAPFTALSHHP, encoded by the exons CTGTGGGAGACTATTAGCTGACCACACTCGACCCACTCTACCAGCCGGACGCTTCCGTCGGACCCCTGGCGGTGCTATTTCTCCTGAcgcgtccacctcctcctcctcctcccacctccgggTCCTGTGTATGGTGGTCACCTCCCCACAACACCACGAGGGCCGCGCCCGTCATGTCAGGGCCACCTGGGCCAACGAGGAGGACCCAAACGCCTGCCCTGCCACGCTCTACCTCACCTCTGCCACACACCCTGAACTCCCTAGGGTCATCATATCCAATTACTCAAG tTACGACGAGTTGTGGGGTAAAGTGCTGGAAGGGTTCCGGGCGCTGGACTCCTCCCGTGCCGACTGGTTCCTGAAGACTGACGACGACACCTTCGTCATCTACCGGCATCTGGTGAACCTCCTCGCTGGCCTCAATGCCTCCCAGCCGCTCTACCTCGGCCTGCCTTACCAATTCGACCTGCTG GATGGCCGGCTGGTGGACTACATGAGTGGTGGCGCGGGCTACCTCCTGAGCAAAACCGCCCTCAGGAGACTGCAGAAGACCACCCTGCAGGAGTGCCACTACCCTGGCCCAACGATATTCGAAGACGTCAATATGGGTGCTTGCATGAATGCCTTAG ATGTGGAGATTGTGGACACCCGCGACCAGCTGGGGAGGCCCCGGTTCCTGCCTTATCCTCCTTGGCTGCTGATCGACCCCGCCTCGAAGCACGACCCCAAGTACAGCTGGCTGAAGTTACGTAGCAAATACCCATTCGAGTTC GGCGTGCAGCACCTCAGTGACAGAGTGATCAGCTTCCACGAGGTGAGGAACCCCGTCCAATTCTACCTCCTTCAGTACCTCTCACAGGAGGTAAACCTTCTTCTCCCAGGCATGGCGGCTCCCTTCACTGCATTGAGCCATCACCCATGA
- the LOC139753790 gene encoding glycoprotein-N-acetylgalactosamine 3-beta-galactosyltransferase 1-like isoform X3 — protein MVVTSPQHHEGRARHVRATWANEEDPNACPATLYLTSATHPELPRVIISNYSSYDELWGKVLEGFRALDSSRADWFLKTDDDTFVIYRHLVNLLAGLNASQPLYLGLPYQFDLLDGRLVDYMSGGAGYLLSKTALRRLQKTTLQECHYPGPTIFEDVNMGACMNALDVEIVDTRDQLGRPRFLPYPPWLLIDPASKHDPKYSWLKLRSKYPFEFGVQHLSDRVISFHEVRNPVQFYLLQYLSQEVNLLLPGMAAPFTALSHHP, from the exons ATGGTGGTCACCTCCCCACAACACCACGAGGGCCGCGCCCGTCATGTCAGGGCCACCTGGGCCAACGAGGAGGACCCAAACGCCTGCCCTGCCACGCTCTACCTCACCTCTGCCACACACCCTGAACTCCCTAGGGTCATCATATCCAATTACTCAAG tTACGACGAGTTGTGGGGTAAAGTGCTGGAAGGGTTCCGGGCGCTGGACTCCTCCCGTGCCGACTGGTTCCTGAAGACTGACGACGACACCTTCGTCATCTACCGGCATCTGGTGAACCTCCTCGCTGGCCTCAATGCCTCCCAGCCGCTCTACCTCGGCCTGCCTTACCAATTCGACCTGCTG GATGGCCGGCTGGTGGACTACATGAGTGGTGGCGCGGGCTACCTCCTGAGCAAAACCGCCCTCAGGAGACTGCAGAAGACCACCCTGCAGGAGTGCCACTACCCTGGCCCAACGATATTCGAAGACGTCAATATGGGTGCTTGCATGAATGCCTTAG ATGTGGAGATTGTGGACACCCGCGACCAGCTGGGGAGGCCCCGGTTCCTGCCTTATCCTCCTTGGCTGCTGATCGACCCCGCCTCGAAGCACGACCCCAAGTACAGCTGGCTGAAGTTACGTAGCAAATACCCATTCGAGTTC GGCGTGCAGCACCTCAGTGACAGAGTGATCAGCTTCCACGAGGTGAGGAACCCCGTCCAATTCTACCTCCTTCAGTACCTCTCACAGGAGGTAAACCTTCTTCTCCCAGGCATGGCGGCTCCCTTCACTGCATTGAGCCATCACCCATGA